Proteins encoded in a region of the Sugiyamaella lignohabitans strain CBS 10342 chromosome B, complete sequence genome:
- the TMT1 gene encoding Tmt1p (Trans-aconitate methyltransferase; cytosolic enzyme that catalyzes the methyl esterification of 3-isopropylmalate, an intermediate of the leucine biosynthetic pathway, and trans-aconitate, which inhibits the citric acid cycle; GO_component: GO:0005737 - cytoplasm [Evidence IEA,IEA]; GO_component: GO:0005829 - cytosol [Evidence IDA] [PMID 11695919]; GO_function: GO:0008168 - methyltransferase activity [Evidence IEA]; GO_function: GO:0046547 - trans-aconitate 3-methyltransferase activity [Evidence IEA]; GO_function: GO:0046547 - trans-aconitate 3-methyltransferase activity [Evidence IDA] [PMID 11695919]; GO_function: GO:0016740 - transferase activity [Evidence IEA]; GO_process: GO:0008150 - biological_process [Evidence ND]; GO_process: GO:0032259 - methylation [Evidence IEA]) — translation MTTFAKATFNAASYLSARPHYPDSLFKHIFSYFQKHNSAIKGTPTKCVDIGCGPGEATLKLSEYFDSAIGIDPGAGMIESATKSARSAGKSSDQLNYIIGSDKTFTDIIPESSVNIVTAAQASHWFDFPKFIESSAKVLKPNGVLAVWGYVDHVFVNHPKASEISLEYSYDKKYMGPYWEQPGRGRLASMLSEAEGQLRANDKFSDVEVIRDESITLNPGSFYEMTRTLPLRSVHAYMKTFSAYHEWKAQHPDEPDVVDLCFEAIKKAENWTDDTEVTIKWATVLIMASKKAL, via the coding sequence ATGACAACTTTTGCAAAAGCTACATtcaatgctgcttcttATTTGTCGGCGCGACCTCACTATCCAGACTCTCTCTTCAAGCACATCTTCTCGTACTTCCAGAAACACAACTCGGCTATTAAAGGTACTCCTACCAAATGTGTAGACATAGGATGTGGTCCAGGAGAGGCGACCTTGAAATTGTCAGAGTATTTTGATAGTGCTATTGGAATTGACCCTGGTGCTGGAATGATCGAGTCGGCAACGAAGTCAGCAAGAAGTGCCGGAAAGTCAAGTGACCAGCTCAATTATATTATTGGGTCTGATAAAACGTTTACAGATATAATTCCTGAGAGCTCCGTTAATATTGTCACCGCTGCTCAAGCTAGTCATTGGTTTGATTTCCCGAAGTTTATTGAGTCCTCAGCCAAGGTTCTCAAACCTAACGGCGTGCTAGCTGTCTGGGGGTACGTCGACCACGTTTTCGTAAACCATCCAAAAGCGTCTGAGATAAGTTTGGAGTATAGTTATGACAAGAAGTATATGGGACCATATTGGGAGCAACCTGGTCGTGGACGTTTAGCTAGTATGCTTTCTGAGGCCGAAGGACAACTGCGTGCAAATGACAAATTCTCTGATGTTGAAGTAATTCGAGACGAAAGTATCACTTTAAACCCAGGATCATTTTATGAGATGACTAGAACACTGCCGTTGAGATCTGTTCACGCCTATATGAAGACGTTTAGTGCCTATCATGAATGGAAAGCTCAACATCCAGACGAACCCGATGTAGTCGATCTTTGCTTCGAAGCTATTAAAAAGGCTGAGAACTGGACTGATGACACTGAAGTTACTATCAAATGGGCTACAGTTTTAATTATGGCCTCTAAGAAAGCATTGTAA
- the HST2 gene encoding histone deacetylase HST2 (Cytoplasmic NAD(+)-dependent protein deacetylase; member of the silencing information regulator 2 (Sir2) family of NAD(+)-dependent protein deacetylases; modulates nucleolar (rDNA) and telomeric silencing; possesses NAD(+)-dependent histone deacetylase activity in vitro; contains a nuclear export signal (NES); function regulated by its nuclear export; GO_component: GO:0005737 - cytoplasm [Evidence IEA,IEA]; GO_component: GO:0005737 - cytoplasm [Evidence IDA] [PMID 11226170]; GO_component: GO:0005634 - nucleus [Evidence IEA,IEA]; GO_component: GO:0005634 - nucleus [Evidence IDA] [PMID 17110954]; GO_function: GO:0051287 - NAD binding [Evidence IEA]; GO_function: GO:0070403 - NAD+ binding [Evidence IEA]; GO_function: GO:0017136 - NAD-dependent histone deacetylase activity [Evidence IDA] [PMID 10811920]; GO_function: GO:0017136 - NAD-dependent histone deacetylase activity [Evidence IMP] [PMID 10841563]; GO_function: GO:0016787 - hydrolase activity [Evidence IEA]; GO_function: GO:0016811 - hydrolase activity, acting on carbon-nitrogen (but not peptide) bonds, in linear amides [Evidence IEA]; GO_function: GO:0046872 - metal ion binding [Evidence IEA]; GO_function: GO:0008270 - zinc ion binding [Evidence IEA]; GO_process: GO:0000183 - chromatin silencing at rDNA [Evidence IMP] [PMID 11226170]; GO_process: GO:0000183 - chromatin silencing at rDNA [Evidence IMP] [PMID 16051752]; GO_process: GO:0001300 - chronological cell aging [Evidence IGI,IMP] [PMID 16051752]; GO_process: GO:0031939 - negative regulation of chromatin silencing at telomere [Evidence IMP] [PMID 11226170]; GO_process: GO:0045950 - negative regulation of mitotic recombination [Evidence IGI,IMP] [PMID 16051752]; GO_process: GO:0006476 - protein deacetylation [Evidence IEA]; GO_process: GO:0006355 - regulation of transcription, DNA-templated [Evidence IEA]; GO_process: GO:0006351 - transcription, DNA-templated [Evidence IEA]) produces MSEEDTQLKPTLESVAEQLKEGKFKNVIFMVGAGISTSAGIPDFRTPGTGLYSNLQRLNLPYPEAVFDISYLRRNPLAFYTLASELYPGKFEPTDFHKFMRTVDRKGLLRRLYTQNIDTLERIAGVSGEKIIEAHGSFAKNHCIDCKTEMSNEELKRIVWESNPGKTTIPKCKKCRGIVKPDIVFFGEGLPRAFFDSMDEDFPESADLVIVAGTSLTVSPFSQLPEMVDDDCIRILFNMDAVGDLGTRDNDLLILGDCDKNVRKFAELCGWSLDEESEEETSEQEIDDSSKETKKQAKEDAEEEAEEMRKEEGREKAELIAEEISKTLEELDLEEKDANSEKVVEKESDAAE; encoded by the coding sequence ATGAGTGAAGAAGACACTCAATTAAAGCCGACTTTAGAGTCAGTCGCAGAGCAATTAAAGGAAGGGAAATTCAAAAATGTCATATTCATGGTAGGAGCTGGAATATCTACATCGGCTGGAATTCCAGATTTCCGCACACCAGGAACAGGTCTTTATTCAAATCTCCAGCGACTAAATCTTCCATATCCAGAAGCCGTCTTCGATATCTCATATTTGAGGCGAAATCCACTGGCCTTTTACACACTAGCAAGTGAACTTTATCCTGGTAAATTTGAGCCTACTGATTTCCACAAGTTTATGAGGACAGTCGATAGAAAGGGTCTACTTCGGCGCTTATACACACAAAATATTGATACATTAGAAAGAATAGCTGGGGTGTCAGGTGAGAAAATTATAGAGGCACATGGCTCATTTGCTAAAAACCATTGTATTGATTGCAAGACAGAAATGTCCAATGAAGAACTAAAACGAATTGTATGGGAGAGCAATCCAGGTAAAACAACCATTCCGAAGTGCAAGAAATGCAGAGGTATAGTTAAACCTGATATTGTGTTTTTTGGTGAGGGACTCCCTCGTGCCTTTTTTGATAGTATGGATGAAGATTTTCCTGAGTCTGCTGATTTGGTGATAGTTGCTGGAACTTCTTTAACTGTCAGCCCGTTCTCTCAACTTCCGGAGATGGTCGATGATGATTGTATTCGAATACTGTTTAATATGGATGCTGTAGGGGATCTAGGAACCAGAGATAATGACCTACTTATACTAGGGGATTGTGATAAGAATGTTCGAAAATTCGCTGAGCTCTGTGGCTGGTCATTAGACGAAGAGAGCGAAGAGGAAACAAGcgaacaagaaatcgatGACAGTTCCAAAGAAACCAAGAAGCAGGCCAAGGAAGATGCAGAGGAAGAGGCAGAAGAAATGCGGAAAGAGGAGGGGAGAGAGAAGGCGGAACTAATCGCTGAGGAGATATCAAAGACGCTGGAGGAACTAGATCTGGAAGAAAAGGATGCAAATAGTGAAAAAGTAGTTGAGAAGGAATCGGATGCCGCTGAATAG